In Microplitis mediator isolate UGA2020A chromosome 9, iyMicMedi2.1, whole genome shotgun sequence, the DNA window AAAAGTAACAtttcgaaacaaaaataaaaattctaactttgatagttttcgaaaaatatgAACTTTTAATATCCttcgtattttattaaataattgattattcaCGGAAAAACGGACGTAAATAATTCGTAGAGCATAAAAAAAGTGTTAAGTCttctaaatattaaaaaaaaactgataattttcgaaaaatgaaaatttccaaaatttttactaaagcAAACCTAGTCTTGTGGGTACTCTGCCAAAAGGGCATCAAAAATGTGACATTTTGAACCGAAAAACGAAACTCTATCCCCAGTAGttttcccaaaaattatcCAGTTAATCTCCGCCCACTATTAAGATAACCAGAGAAAGTACAGGTTTGGCcttaactaaaataaattaaaaaataactatcaCTTACCTCAATCGTCAATACAATGACAATACACTTCCAGCTCATTtcactatttataaaaaaattatttaaaaaactacaggaagactttatttaaaattatcacgataaaattccataaattttgtaactgcgatttattttttgatcgcgatgttttgaatattttgacattttaaaaaaaaataataattacttttctaattaatttatttattcaaataaataatatatacgtattgtaacaacaataaatgtctaaattataaaaacaactTTCATTTTACTGTTATTGCAACACAgtaatgaattattataatttcatttattcgttatttcatttttttttttatagaatattttttttttttaccatattGACACACTAGttactataatttattattattattatttttattattattattatatataattgttataaaaagcatttaatatcaaaaaagtattaaaaatccattgcaataataataatatttattattattatttatatatttatatatttactataaagttaatgtataaaaaaaaattaattcctaAATAGTGAATCGCCCACGAAAAAATTCCGTGATCAACTGAAGTTGGGTTTGGCACTTATCGACACGTTGCTCTTCGATAGGTCGAATGGGTCGAGATTCGAGCCTCGAGGTCTGCACGATTTCGATACGATCGATTCGATTCGATAGCGATCGGtagtaaaaaacaataatgcgttttttttaatttttgaataaaaaagaaaagaaaattttgtggaaaagtttttttggaaaattttttttcagatcgGTAAGAGAGTTGACAGTATGATCGGTAGTGAGCAAGACGTTCGTGTTATCTAGGGAGAtggcgggaaaatttgaatttttgaaataggAGAATTATTGGGAAGGATACTCGGCAGGGTTTTGATTTGATGAAAAAGTTGTaaggaacttttttttagataattttatgcTGAACATATttgtttcttatcatttttactGTATCTTTGATGGTTGCGtgggaatttgaattttatgaactaaaaaatttaaattattggaattttttatgcaaatctgttgattatttgaaatgataaTTCTGCCTAAACTATTGAATTAGTGCGAAAATTGACAGAATCCTTTTTCgtagcaaattaaatttcctaaaaaattttattgattaatttttctcgTATCTATAATAGTTTTCCCAAAAATAGAAATCAAAGTTTGAAAActataatttgtattattcTAGCCATTTTCATTACTTCCATtactaaaaatactaattacgCTGTAACTATTGAATTTAcgcaaaaattaatagaatccttttttgtagcaaattaaattttctaaaaaattttattgattaatttttctcgCATCTGTTATAGTTTTCCCAAAAATAGAAATCAAAGTTCGAAAActataatttgtattattctagcaatttttataacttccattactaaaaatactaattacgCTGTAACTATTGAATTTAcgcaaaaattaatagaatcCTTTTTCgtagcaaattaaatttcctaaaaaattttattgattaatttttctcgTATCTATAATAGTTTTCCCAAAAATAGAAATCAAAGTTTGAAAActataatttgtattattcTAGCCATTTTCATTACTTCCATtactaaaaatactaattacgCTGTAACTATTGAATTTAcgcaaaaattaatagaatccttttttgtagcaaattaaatttcctacaaaattgcttctgacaacttttttctacgCCCTGTAGTTTAGGCCCAATCGTAATTCCAAGTGTGAATATGTAGATTTATattggaagaaaaaattctGGTTGCAGCCCACAGTTATTAGTACGAAGTAAAATCACAGATGGCGCCacagttcaaattttttgacccaAGGTTGTTTTTAGTTGTTCCCACATTCACTCTGACTGAGTACGTGTTAAGGCTGTTAAGGAGTCGAGCTATTTTGCCggtataataatattttcattttttgtctttgtttattttttatttcagttgGTCAATTATCTCTtgattatttgattttattcaaaattaatactgAAATAACTAATTGTGTTTGGTTAGTGTCGAAGAGTGATTTATGATTGTGAGTATAgtagaataatttttgttgcaattaatttttttatcttcaatacTCTAACCtctgaataaatatttatttaagcaaattttatttgaactttttaatcaaaaaaagcaaatgcattttttttaattctttatttgTCGTAATGACAGGCagtgttttcttttttataacaaaattttagctaatgctaatttttataaatttattaaaataattgaatacacaattttttaaatttcaaattcaaaaccaggaaatttttttaattttaattattaatttttaaaaatatttttggaaaattatttCCTGTGTGTtaggcattaaatttcctttaaaatgagtaccaacaagtCTAGGTTTGCTTCCATTAATTTTTGACcggaaatcaaatttttttaaattcctaaaaattaatttattttctaaactaTTAAAGTAACGACTTTCAGTCAACTTTCTGAAGGTTCTGCATAAAAAATCCTCTggaatgagtaccaacaagccTAGGTTTGCTTCAATAGATTTTTAACcggaaatgaaaattttagaaattcttTTATCTTCGAAGCTACTAGAGTTACGACTTCCGGTCAACTTCCTAGGGCTTCTGTATCAAAAATCCTCTggaatgagtaccaacaagccTAGTTTTGCTTTGATGGATTTTTAaccggaaataaaaattttagaaattcttTTATCTTCGAAGCTACTAGCGTTACGACTTCCGGTCTACTTCCAAGGGGTTCTGTATCAAAAATCCTCTggaatgagtaccaacaagccTAGTTTTGTTTCAATAGATTTTTAACCGGAAAtgaaaattctataaattcaTTGATCTTAGAAACTACTAGAGTTACGACTTCCGGTCAACTTCTTAGGGGTTCAGTATCAAAAATCCTCTggaatgagtaccaacaagccTAGTTTTGTTTCAATAGATTTTTAACCGGAAAtgaaaattctataaattcaTTGATCTTAGAAACTACTAGAGTTACGACTTCCGGTCAACTTCCTAGGGGTTCTGTATCAAAAATCCTCTGGAAAGAGTACCAACAAGCCTAGTTTTGCTTCAATAGATTTTTAACCagattcaaatatataaaaaattatttaaaatcaattttccaTGTAGGCTATTAAATTCATCGCTCTAATTCTAACTTTTAGATACTTTCGATCAAATTTCCTCTTGAATGAGAACCCACAACTGATAGCTACAAGATATAAGTattagttctataaaaaatttaatcagttgTATTTTCAACAGCtcgtgaattaaaaatttaaaaattgcgcattcaattataatattaattttaaattatctgaaaCTATCAACTCCGTttaataaatcgatttatttGTCACGATTCTTACTCGAACTAATTAACAGAACATTTGCACTAAAAGCATGAAGTTTACGTCTTTCATTTAGTTTTTTACGGCCTGTTTTTGGTCTAGCGGCAGTTGAGATTGGAACCAAAACTTCATCAGAACttgaacttgaatttttaCCTCCCAAATCAGTTGTTATTTCTGACGATTTACTTTTAACCTTCGCTACATGAACAGCCGTGCTTGCAACTAGTCCAGTCTTGCGAAATTTATTCCGCGAGTCttgcttattattatttattttttgtgctTTAGGTAATTTCGCTATTCCAAATAATTTTAGCCCATCCAATGAATCAGTTTTTTTAGGCGCTAGATTTTCagcagaattaaaattttcagtctTATTacgtttagatttttttttatcactagattttttttcatctgctCTATCGCTTTTAGTCgttgatttttttgtcaatttttttaatttttttgcttctAATTTATTCGCATACTCTAgtgactttaatttttttgaacataatctgcaacaaaaattttttttactttgttactaaaatttcaatagtTTGAGTCTTGCGTTGGCAACACTAGCCTTCGGATTTTGATGCCAATAGACTTCAAAAGCTTCTTTACTAAGTTTCTGATATTAATTTCTACTAAGCAAACTCAGAAAAGAGATTTTAACTTCTGTGTTGGTAGCAGTAGCCTTAGGCTGATAATGCCAACCTACTTTATAagctcataaatttatatctatcGAGTCCAGTTATAATTTGGTGATATTCTTTACTTCgagatcagtaaaaaaaaagttgaaatcatgTGTTGGCAGCATTAGCCTAAGGCTCATGATGCCAACATCCATAAGaaggtttaaaaatttttgtatggaATATTATTAAACTCCTTTCGTTACATTTTATCCCGCTATCAGCAGCAACAGTCTGGATTTCGTGTTGGCAGCACTGGCCTTAGGCTTGTGACGCCAacaaacattaaaattatttattacaacttcttgtgaaaaatttctatcatGCTAACAATGTACAAGAGTTTTAAGGTTATATTGGCAGCATTAGCCTATGGCTCATAATGCCAACATCCCTAGGAaggcttaaaaaattttgtatagaCTTTTATTAAACTTCTTTTGTTACATTTTATCCCAATATCAGCACTAACAGTTTAACTTTCGTGTTGGCAGCACTGGCCTTAGGCTTGTGACGctaacaaatattaaaattcttattaCAACTTccgtttaaaaatttctatcatgCTAACAAAGTAACAAGAGTTTTAAGGTTACTTTGGCAGCATTAGCCTAAGGCTTGCGATGCCAACACACCTTAGAAAGTGTAAAAAGTTATCTTTAgagttaaattataattttctcatTATTCTTTAGCCCActttcagtaaaaataaatttaattatcgtgTTGGCAGCATTAGCCTAAGGCTCGTGATGCCCCTACACAATTTCCCacctaaaataattaaagaataaaataattacttgagtACAGCTTCGCTCTCATTATTAGCCAACGAAAATTCAGACAGCTCactatcaattatatttttttcaaataaattatcaacatCCTGATTCGTCAAGACACCTGTCGTCCATATTTGCTGCTTCAAAGACGTCAGTTTCATCTGTATCTCATTATTTCGTAAAAATACCGGCGATAGATGTCGTATCGATCTGAAAAATCAGTTACAACCTCTTCGctaatttaaaactaaatttctGTCTAAACTAATgagtttacataaaaattaccCAGAATCATttctataggaaatttaattctctacaaatttggtctgatataattttatcgtatctctgatagtttattcataatttaacttttagtAACCCAGTTTCATTACCTAGGCCGAGGGCTTCGTAATCGCAATTTCACTGATTTGTCATCAAGTAAATCATCAAGAAATGGTGATGGATTCCCTCGTATTGGCAAGTCATCAGTTAATTTTTTGGTAGCAAACTCTGTCGTAATCGTAACCGCGGATTCTTTCCGTACTTTAGTTTCCTGGGTATTAAATTCATCCTCGATTAAATCGCAGCACATATCGCTCCCAGGATCCGTTGATGGTAAATCCAATGCCCGACGATTCTGTTAATGATTAATCATCAGTCAATCTATTAATCGATATAAAATCCCTTGAATAAATTACCATATGTTTTCTTTTAACGCGATGGCTCTCACGTAATTGAGCTTTCgatcgtatttttttaaatttattaagagCTTGCGGTTTCGTAATCTGAGGAGACGGAGGTGGAACGCACATATATTTAGTTTGTTTTCGATCCtcgtaaaaattatcattttcgttatatattttgtttaaatgaattttttcttcttctgaACTCTCGCTGTCGTCCCCCTCgtcgctaaaaaatttatttatttatttaaaatctcataaaCTATTCGCTGAGGGTCTTTCCCTACCTCGAGTAGTCTGTAAGATTTATATTCGTCGGCTCGTCGGCACTCGATCCTTCTTTGATCAGccgtaataatattttactacgCAATTTTTCCTAagaacaaaatattcaaatttattgaacaaattattaggaaaaattaaattttcacctTCATAGGATCGTCATCCGAAAAGTCTATAAGAGTTTCACAAAAGGCCTTTCCAATTTGTTCATAATCTTGAGCCGAAAAATGAGTTCCGCTGCGTGAACCTAATTTCGACCCGCCCATAGAAGCCTCCATTGTGTAGCTGTTCTGAATGCCCATCAGCCAAACGACAACGCGACTAGTGCCCTCTTTTCCCTTTTCGATATAAAACTTACAATTttcgaatgaaaatttatccGCAGCATTTTTGTGTAGCATAAGCGGGAAAATTTGTTCAGCCAATTTTCCATAGCAATTTGCACGTTTGCTCTCACATCCgtagataaaaatattgtgctTTCGCGAGTGCGCATGCAAGTCGCAGTACATCGCGATCCCACATTCTTCCATCAGACGGCGAATCATCAGCTTCGTGTGCCAAACAGATGGATAACTTTCCCGCATTACTGTACGGTACTGACGATTCAAGTCTTTTCCACTCAGAGAGCATCTATTATTGCCGACAATCACGCCATCTGGATTCAACATCGGCACTAATTTGAAGATAAATCTCTCTCTTAGTTCCTGCAAcatcaaaaacatttaatttttatctgtaAAACATCTTCCTGATAGTTAACCGCCAGTACAAAGCAAGAATCTTCATTTCTGGACGATGTTACCTCAACTTCGTCCGTCCGCCGACTGCCAGTTCTCTTACCCCCACTACTCCGCCTCAATCCCCTCTTACCTTGCGCTAGCGGTCCCCTTCCACTCGGCtgccaataaataaaataaaggcgTAACTAAAATGAACTTACTCGTGCCTGATTTGATTCGCCagtcaaaaaatcaattattccTTTCATCATCCAACTTGAAGGAGTCTCACCAGGATGTACACGTGCCGTTATAACAATACCcttcttttttttaccctcatcattattatttggtGCTGTTATTGTCAAGTAATGAACACAATTACCCGCCAGTGTACGACAAAGGAGCCGTAGTTTTGTGAACTTTATTTTAACAGGATCGCtagataattttgacaaatattcCTGCAAATCGCTGTACGTGTATGGATAACAATGTGCTAAATAAACCGTGTCCTGGTCATGTGGGAAAGTTATATTGAAAGTTAATGTGTGTTTTTCACGTTCTTCATCCCTAgacatgataaaaatttatataaaagtcatcgtaatttttttttcatgactttACTGAACTTACGACGAGTCATTTTTGTAGTAACTTATATTTTCGCCGCAGCGCCTCCATCCTACGGCATGAAGATTTGCGTCTTTAAGGGAATACAGCAACGGTTTGAGTCCTTCATTATAAAGGCTGTCTTCTTTGCAGAAATTAACTATTGACAGTCGATAAATCGTACGACTGCGAGTATTAGAAATTCTAAAGTAAAACCACTGCATGTGACGTTGAGTGTAGAGATCTTTGCGTAAATATAATTGGTAATAAGTAtcagttattttaataacttttccTAGATTACCAGACTCGAAACGTGATTCAAATTGTAAATCATTATTGTCATCAATGTCAACTAGATATGATGATACTGAATCGATTGACGTACCACCGATACAAGATCTACTAaactgtaaaataattattgatttaaaaactacatcgTTTTTCGTTTATCTgactaaaattttgatacccgggaaaaacagtcagatatatgtataaatatgatcagatataaaatcaaaaatgatctTATATGATCATGGATGAGTTTCAGCCTGATTCAGTATAAATGTTCAGATAaggtcatatatgatcatatttaCTTATCTGGAACTATAGATGGTCATATATGAGCACATGGGaccatatatatgatcatatattaattatataaggtcatatatgatcatatttaGTTATTTGGAACTACAGATggacatatataatcatatgtaaccatatatatgatagaatatagttatatatgatcatatatgaagttatatggCTGTATCTGATTATAGATGGTCATATGTTGATCATATAaggtcatatatgatcatatttaGTTATTTAGAACTATAGATGGTCATATATGAGCATATgggatcatatatatgatcatatattaatcataTAAGGTCACATATGATCATATTTAGTTATTTGGAATTACAGATGGTTATATATGAGCATATGTAAccatatatatgataaacTCTAGTtgcatatgatcatatataatgtTATATGGTTGTATCTGATTATCTATGATCATATAaggtcatatatgatcataattAGTTATTTGAAACTATAGATTGTCATATGTAaccatatatgatagaatctAGTTATATATGATCGTATATTGGTCATATAAggtcagatatgatcatatttaGTTATTTGTAACTATAGATGGTCATATATGAGCATAAGTAAccatatatatgataaaatccagtcatatatgatcatatatgattatattttgttcCATATGATATAATTTagtaatatataagtatatctgGCTATATATGCTCCTATCTGGTTCTATGTGAttgtatataatcatatatgatcacataaGGTCATATGTGAGTAtttctgattatatatgaccataaATACTTCTATACGGTTACatctgatgatattttgttttatacgGTAATAtctgattattttttctcacgagtatcgattaataaaatttaataattagattagatgtaatttattgttattaaataatacgCACATAATTAGTAACACTTGTCggacaataattaaatataacagTACCAAATTCATCGCTAACTGGTTTAGGTTTAGGTTCACGATTAGTTGGTATATAATACGGCTCTGGTATTGGTGGAATGTAATCAATATGCCGTATTCGTTCAGCTACAACCTTATAAtaaccaataaaataattattgtataaacattaatatcaaaactttttttttccatgaaaaaaaaaatattttggataaTCCAAAAGTGCCCCGGCTtgaaaaatccgatagattcttatagctgtatgtataaggccctataGGAGAGAGGTACTGCTATTGTAACACTCAATAAAgaactattaaaaaaactaaaaattcttattattatttttttaacttatccAAAATAGTAAGTCATTGATTAGATCAAAGTTtcagttattaattttgttccgatataaaaatattgagaattgttgaaaatacgcgcgaaaacttttttttgtacgcttcacaatttttttaatagcaaATTTGCTTTCTAATGTTATAATGTGAGACTAGTATTAATACTTTAAGAGACATATCAAGAGTATTGTATAATcgaattttatatcaatttactgatttttgttattgtaattagatttttattaacgATTTAGCGTGAGCGTCAATTGTAGCACTTGAACGATTAGCAATTGTAACACTCAGAGTCGAATATGGGATCTGCGCAAACTGGATGCGCCATAAATCTACTCTGGGATagtgtaattttttgattgtttcaatatttataaatgtttaataatttatattaaagatcCAAATATATGTGATACTATAAGTTCAAATACTTGACTTTGAGTTAATAAAGTATAATAGTATGTATTAAGACTGaataataaaagcaatttgatgaaaaatatctatttcgTTCCGTGTTACAATTGCCCCTGCACTGAGTTACAATTGCAACCCATGCGCGCCGCCATCTTGGTCCCTgactttagttaaataaattgattttttactaAGTTAACATTGACTTTTTACTAATTAACTAAGTCAGTCACATAAAAGATACTATCAGATAACTTTCTGACAGTTTTTAAgtttactattttaaaaaaaacaaatgacattaaaaaaataaaattttttgttacaattgCAGCACCtctcccgcatgaaaaaactttatatgtgaaaacatatatgatagaatatatgaatattataatgtgatatattgtacaatatataaaatagtatttatatttttgccgtattaatatatgataatatattgaaaaaaaatatattgctaaaatatattatcaatatatttatcaatatatgactttttatgtatgttttacatatatattttaatatatcttctttatattgatatattatattgaaagtagtatattaattaatatatagtattttttatattttttatatatgttttccaatatattgcaaaatatatggtttccaatatattgtaaaatatatggcactttttttacttttcttaggttattgccagtaaatataaggtcaatgaaaagaaggagaagaaataatgaatttgactttttttttgtggaattgtgtagaaattgaaaaagtatattaaaaaataaaattttcaatatattgcgaaaaatataagttttgatatactggaaaaatataattccaatataccgcgaaccatatatttaatcatataaattctttcatatataatcaattatatagagaccatataccactaattatatgagtcaaaatatatggatatatatatcaagtttattatattatacttataaattatatatatactatccatatatgataagaa includes these proteins:
- the LOC130674260 gene encoding cytosolic carboxypeptidase 2-like, with translation MQEYFESKTAEENAGGLISSECIQDRFGIIRRDLDSVLPITTSVYKYREVDVQLTDVVAQEPRWPTECKVVAERIRHIDYIPPIPEPYYIPTNREPKPKPVSDEFGTVIFNYCPTSVTNYFSRSCIGGTSIDSVSSYLVDIDDNNDLQFESRFESGNLGKVIKITDTYYQLYLRKDLYTQRHMQWFYFRISNTRSRTIYRLSIVNFCKEDSLYNEGLKPLLYSLKDANLHAVGWRRCGENISYYKNDSSDEEREKHTLTFNITFPHDQDTVYLAHCYPYTYSDLQEYLSKLSSDPVKIKFTKLRLLCRTLAGNCVHYLTITAPNNNDEGKKKKGIVITARVHPGETPSSWMMKGIIDFLTGESNQARELRERFIFKLVPMLNPDGVIVGNNRCSLSGKDLNRQYRTVMRESYPSVWHTKLMIRRLMEECGIAMYCDLHAHSRKHNIFIYGCESKRANCYGKLAEQIFPLMLHKNAADKFSFENCKFYIEKGKEGTSRVVVWLMGIQNSYTMEASMGGSKLGSRSGTHFSAQDYEQIGKAFCETLIDFSDDDPMKEKLRSKILLRLIKEGSSADEPTNINLTDYSSDEGDDSESSEEEKIHLNKIYNENDNFYEDRKQTKYMCVPPPSPQITKPQALNKFKKIRSKAQLRESHRVKRKHMNRRALDLPSTDPGSDMCCDLIEDEFNTQETKVRKESAVTITTEFATKKLTDDLPIRGNPSPFLDDLLDDKSVKLRLRSPRPRSIRHLSPVFLRNNEIQMKLTSLKQQIWTTGVLTNQDVDNLFEKNIIDSELSEFSLANNESEAVLKLCSKKLKSLEYANKLEAKKLKKLTKKSTTKSDRADEKKSSDKKKSKRNKTENFNSAENLAPKKTDSLDGLKLFGIAKLPKAQKINNNKQDSRNKFRKTGLVASTAVHVAKVKSKSSEITTDLGGKNSSSSSDEVLVPISTAARPKTGRKKLNERRKLHAFSANVLLISSSKNRDK